Proteins encoded in a region of the Mycteria americana isolate JAX WOST 10 ecotype Jacksonville Zoo and Gardens chromosome 9, USCA_MyAme_1.0, whole genome shotgun sequence genome:
- the NOP58 gene encoding nucleolar protein 58 isoform X2 has translation MLVLFETAAGYAIFKVLNEKKLQEVDSLWKEFETPEKANKIVKLKHFEKFQDTTEALAASTALVEGKLSKNLKKILKKIVAKDAHEQLAVADAKLGGVIKDKLNLSCIHSPMVTELMRGIRSQIEGLITGLPSREMAAMCLGLAHSLSRYKLKFSPDKVDTMIIQAISLLDDLDKELNNYIMRCREWYGWHFPELGKIITDNLAYCKCVRKVGDRSNFAASDVSDILPEEIEEDVKAAAEISMGTEVSEEDINNIIHLCDQVIEISEYRTQLYDYLKNRMMAIAPNLTIMVGELVGARLIAHAGSLLNLAKHPASTVQLLGAEKALFRALKTKRDTPKFGLIYHASLVGQSNTKNKGKISRMLAAKTALTIRYDALGENTSAEMGAENRLKVETRLRLLEERGIRRISGTGKALARTDKYQNKSCSKASELEKQS, from the exons gttCTGAATGAGAAAAAACTCCAAGAAGTTGACAGTTTATGGAAAGAATTTGAAACtcctgaaaaagcaaacaaaat agtAAAGCTGAAACACTTCGAAAAATTTCAGGACACAACAGAAGCACTTGCTG CATCCACAGCTCTTGTAGAAGGCAAGCTCAGCAAGAACTTGAAGAAAATTCTCAAGAAGATAGTGGCAAAAGATGCCCATGAACAATTGGCTGTAGCAGATGCCAAACTTGGAGGTGTCATAAAG GACAAGCTGAATTTGAGTTGTATACACAGCCCAATGGTTACAGAGCTGATGAGAGGCATCCGCTCACAGATTGAAGGGCTTATTACAGGCCTCCCTTCTCGAGAGATGGCAGCTATGTGTCTGGGTCTGGCGCACAG CCTTTCCCGATACAAGTTGAAATTCAGCCCAGACAAAGTAGATACCATGATTATCCAGGCAATTT CACTTCTTGATGACTTGGATAAAGAACTGAATAACTACATCATGCGCTGTAGGGAATGGTATGGTTGGCACTTCCCTGAACTGGGCAAAATCATCACAGATAACCTAGCATATTGTAAATGTGTGCGGAAAGTTG GAGACAGAAGCAATTTTGCTGCCTCTGATGTTTCTGACATCCTACCAGAGGAGATCGAAGAGGATGTGAAGGCTGCTGCCGAGATTTCCATGGGGACAGAAGTGTCGGAAGAAGATATAAACAACATAATCCATCTCTGTGATCAG GTGATTGAAATCTCTGAGTATCGGACACAGCTGTACGACTACCTAAAGAACAGAATGATGGCCATTGCTCCTAATCTCACCATCATGGTGGGTGAACTGGTTGGAGCGAGGCTCATTGCTCATGCAG GTTCCCTCTTGAATCTGGCAAAACATCCAGCTTCAACGGTTCAGTTACTGGGCGCTGAGAAGGCACTCTTCAGAGCACTGAAGACTAAACGGGACACACCTAAATTTGGCCTTATCTATCATGCTTCCCTAGTGGGACAAAGCAATaccaaaaacaaaggaaag ATTTCTCGAATGCTGGCAGCTAAGACTGCCTTGACAATTCGTTATGATGCCCTTGGAGAGAATACCAGTGCCGAAATGGGAGCTGAGAACAGACTAAAAGTAGAGACAAGACTGAGGCTTTTGGAAGAGAGAGGG ATAAGAAGAATAAGTGGCACTGGAAAAGCCTTGGCTAGGACAGACAAGTATCAAAACAAGAG TTGCAGTAAAGCCAGTGAACTGGAGAAACAGTCCTGA